The DNA segment ACATCTACATGACAGAGCGGGCATTTGAAGGGCTCTGGAACCCTCCAAGGAGCTCGGTGGTGGCGTTCTCTTCAATCTCCTTCCTGATATTCATGATATTTCTCGTCTGTCTGAGCCGCGATAACAGCCACGCCGGGAGCTTTTATCTCCTCGCATCTTCCCTCCTCGGCCTCTGGTACCTCACCGCTGAAAGGCCTGTTCTGACGGAGGGATTCCTGCGCTATCTCTTCCAGGGATTGGAGTTCGCCACCGGAGGGGCCCCGGGCTCTCCACTGGGCGCGATAATTGGTGCAACGTTCAGGGTCGTGGCACCCATAGAGGAGAACATAGTGTTCATCCACTGGACCCTCATTCTGCTGATACTATCATTCTCATTCTATTTGGCCCCAAAGCGGGCGCGTGAGCTCGGATTCATGATATTCGGACTCATTTTTGTATCTCCAATGTTCAGAGAGAACCTGTACCATATCAATGGCAGCACCCTCGGCCTGGCGGCCCTTGCAATAGTCCTTGCAATAATAAGCAACGTGGCGTTCTCTCCGGAGAAATGGAAGGCACTGCTCCAGACGTTCATCCTCTCAATTTTCACGCTCCTGACGATAGCAATAAACCCGTATCTGGTTCTCATCCCGATAATCTTCGTCCTGACGTTCCCCAAGAGGCACCTACGGAACTACGCCTACCTGATGATAACCAGCATTGGAGTATTTCTGATGTACACACAGTTCGGCATGCCACCCGGAATACCTAAGAGCATAGACCCCAGCGGATGGAGATACCTCGAAAGGTTCCTCTTTAACAGCTCCCTTGCACTAACTGCAATGGCCTATACGGCCCTAAAGGGTCGGAGAAGAATAAAGATGAGGGGACAGACTGCCTTCCTGTTACTGATGACGATGGTGTCCCTGCCAATAGCCCTCTTCGTGCCCCCGCTGTTCCCGTACTGCTTCATCCTGCTGGCGGCGCTCACCATCAGGATGATCCACAGCTTCACTCCCTGAACTTCATCGCCCCTATCACTGTCCCCCGGAGGTGGGGGCCTATCTCTTTGATTATGCCCGGCGCTTGGGTGCCCTTCTTGAGTACGAGGAGGGTCTCCATTAGGCCGAGCTCCTCAATCCGCTTGACATCCCTTCCGTGCCCCGTCTTTATGAGGGCCTTCTCCACGTTCTCGCTTACCGTCCCAGCGATGAAGAGCTTGTCGTGGCCGTCGCTGAGCCAGGTCTTTATGCGTTTTAACTGGGCATCGCTGAAGGCCAGCTCGACTTCTCTGGCACCGAATTCAACGCCAGTCACAACGACCTCGACTGGCAGGTTGTCCACCCAGCCGAACTCCCTTATCATCTGCCTGACAGGCATTTCGCCAAAGATCTCCTTCAGATAGTAGAGGGGGAGAAGGGCATCCTTGGGCTTGGGAGTGAAAATCCCAATATCGACGTAGGCGCCGTAGCCAACCTTTCCGAGGTCTATAAAGCGCCCCCTATATGTCCTTCCCTCCCTGACGGCGCTCAGCCTGTAGGGGACCTCCCCGAACTCCTCACGGACGAGGTTCGCGCTTATTTCCTCGTCCTCACCGTTGAGGCTTACCTTGACCCAGTTCTTTTTCACAGCCGAGAGCTTCCATTCAACTTCCAGATCACCAAGCAGAGCTTTGAGCTTCCTATCGAGCTTAAGAAAACCGCTCCTGTCTCCATAAACCTTCTCAAGAATAACTACTTCCTGCATCCTCACCATCCCCGAAGTTCATCCAAACGGCCGTTCAAACATTCTCACTTCTTCTTCCTGGGCTTCTTCCTGAGGCCCAGCTCAATCTCAAGCTCCTCTATGCGTTTTTTCAGCTCCTCAACGACAGCTGTGTTGTCGTACTGCATGAGCATGGCCCCGCATATCGGGCACTGGAACTGATAGTCCATGGCCTCGTCGAAGGTCAGCTTTGGATGCCCCGGTGTGCCGCAGTGGTAGTAAATTTCGCTGGTCTCCTCGTCAAGCATCTCCTTCAGCTTCTTCAGCTCAGCCATCTTCTTTGCCCGGATAATCTCCGGCAATCTTTTCGTCTCAAGACGCCAGTAGTAGTAATACCAGCCGGTTTCCTTGTCCCTTATGCGCTTGAACTCAGCCAATCCCTGGTCGTAGAGCATGTAGAGGACCTTTCTGACGGTGTTGACCCTGATACCGGTTATCTCGGCGAGCTCCTCGTCGGTAGATTCTTTCTTCTTTTCGAGAGCCTTGATTACCTCAACGGCCTCCTCACCGCCCATGTCCATCGCAAGCTCAAGGAGCTCCTTGTTTTTTCTCCTCGCCACCATTAACGACCTCCAGAGAATATTTAACCACGCTGAATTTTAGCGCATAAGTATCGTCCAATAACAAGATATGTGTGCTGGACTATATATAGGTTTTTGTCATTTTTCCAACGCCAGTGAACAGAAAAGAACGTTAAATGGACTAATCGGTGAAATACTCATTGAGGAGCTCCTTTGCGGATGGCTTGTAGAGCTCCAGAACCTCGATGTCCTCAATGACGTTGCCCTCTCTAAGACGGAGCTTCACCTTCCCGCCGTAGACCTGGAGGTCATCAAGCATGCCGTATATGGCATCTTCCGCCTCAAGAGGGGTCTTAAACTTCATTATATACTCCTCACCCTCCGACAGAATAAGCTTGACCCAGTACTCGTTCTTTCTCTTGAAGGGACGGGTGATTTTCGGCTTAAAGTTGTCGATTATGATTTCCAAGTGCTCCACCTCCAGCCCAAAGACTTTTTGGTCTCCCTAAGGCTTTTAGGGTGCAGATTTTTAAGGGTTTCCTAGAGGACCCTTAGATTAAATGATGTCAGCTATTATTTAAACGTTATGAGACAATATCATTATTGAAATTCACAAACTCAAGAGGGGCAGGCTATGTGGGCCATAGAAGCAGAGGGGCTCAAAAAAAGCTATCCCAAGAAGATCCCCTTACCTTTCAGGAAGGTAGAGTGGGTGGAAGCCGTAAAGGGCGTCAGCTTCAAAGTTAGGAAGGGGGAGCTCTTCGGACTTCTCGGGCCCAACGGTGCTGGGAAAACCACCACGATAAAGATGCTGACGACCCTTCTAGAGCCCAGTGGAGGGACTGCAAGGGTTCTAGGACTGGATATACGGAAGGACGCCAGGAAGATCAGGAGGAGAATAAACCTAGTGGCAGAGGGCGAGAGAACCCTCTACTGGCGCCTGTCCGCCTATGAGAACCTCAAGTACTTCGCCAGGATATACTACGTCCCCAAAAGAGAAGAAAAGGAAAGAATAGAAAGCCTCCTTAAGCTTGTAGGCCTCTGGGAGAGGCGGAACGACCTGGTGATGAACTTTTCCCGCGGCATGAAACAGCGCTTGGCCATAGCCAAGGCGCTCATAAACGACCCCGAGGTTCTCTTTCTGGACGAGCCCACACTGGGCCTCGACGTGCAGAGTGCGATATTTGTGAGGGAGTTCGTGAAGAGGCTCGTGAAGGAGGAAGGCAAGACTGTTCTTCTAACGACCCACTATATGGCTGAGGCGGAGGAGCTGTGCGACAGGATAGCGATCATCGACCACGGGAGGATAATAGCCATGGACACTCCTGGGGGCCTGAAGAGGCTCGTTAAGGACCAAGAGACCGTCGAGATCAGGGTAAGGGAGCTAAAACCCCAAATCCTCGAAGAGAGCCCCTTCAGTATGGCGGTGATTGAGGATGACGCCTCGACCAGAACCGTAAGGCTCAGGGCACAGGTTGACGAGGAAGACCTGCCCCGGCTCGTGGAATGGCTCGTAAAACGGGGCGCCAAGGTGCTTTCGGTCGAGAAAATGGAGCCGACCCTGGAGGACGTCTTCATAAAGCTCACCGGAAGGGGGCTGAGGGATTGATACTGGCTGTTGTGGAGAAGGAATTCCAGATGTTCTTCCGCTACCCCCTAAGGGTCATAAGCTCGATCCTCGTGGGGATAGTCTTCCTCCTCCAGTTCGTCTACTTCGGGCAGGCCGTTCTCGGAGGCAGATACTCGGCCCTTCTTGAGACCTCCACAGGAATGGGGGACTATCCAACCTACGCCCTCATAGGCTACGTCCTCTGGTGGGTCTCCGTCTCGCCAATGGAGGCTTACGTCTGGGGCGTCAGGAGGGAGCTCCAGAGGGGGACATTTGAAACCAACGTCCTGTCTCCGGCGAGGCTTATCAGCCTGCTCTTCGGGCTCTCTCTGAGCTGGCTCCTCATGGATTCAATCCTCATGGCGATAGTCTTTGTCATGGGGGTGATAATCTTCAAAATCCCCATAACCGCGGCCATCGTTCTGAAGTCCCTGCCGGCTGTAGCGGCGTCTCTCCTGGCGTTTTTGGGCTTCGGCTTTGTATTTGCCGGCTTAGTTATGCTCCTGAAGAACATCGGGCCCTTCGCCCAGATATTCGAGTTCGCAATGCTGTTCCTGTCCGGGATATTCTTTCCCCTCACTGTAATGCCAGCGACCATCCGGACTCTATCCAGTCTGTTCCCGCTGACCCATTCGGCACGAATCGTCAGGACGCTCTTTGCAGGCGAGGGGTACTCCACAGTCTCGGGCTCCGTGGCGTGGCTGCTGCTCCTGATACCCGCTTACTGGGCCATCGGCTACCTGCTCTTCCGGTGGGCGGAGAGAACGACGAGAGTGATAGGGTATGGCGGCTACTGAGCTCAGGGCCCTCTGGGGGGTGGCCGTTAAAAGCTGGCGCATCTTCCTGAGCTACAAGCTCTGGTTCGTCAGCGATATAGCCCTCGGCTTCTTCTTCGTTGGACAGGCCCTCCTCATAGGGATAGGCCTCACAGGGGAGAGAAACTCCGAGGCTCTCCGCGAGCTGACCGGCTACTCAGACTACGTGACATTCGCCGTCCTCGGCTTCATGGTTCTGGGGTTCGGGTTGACGTTTCTCAGCGGTTTCGTCTGGAGCGTTGTGGATGAGCTCTACGCCGGAACCCTTGAGTACTCCTTCGCCGCCCCGATGAGGAGAATAACCTTCTTCCTCGGCAACGTCCTCACGAGACTGCTCCTTTCATTCGCGTACATGGCGGTTTACGTCCCCCTGTTCGTACTCCTGTTCGGGCTGAACTTCGACATAGTAGCGTTCTCAAGGGCCATCCCGGTGCTCCTGATCGGCGCCGTCGGGATGGTGGGCATGGGAATGGCCACAGCCGGGATAGTGCTCTATCTGCGGGATCCGGGGCCGTTCATAAGCATACTGGAGATGCTGGTGTTCGCGTTGAGCGGTGCGATGTACCCCATCTCGGTACTCCCCGGCGGACTTCAGTTCCTGGCCAGAATACTGCCCTACGCACCCACAACTGAGGCCGTGAGAAGCGTCGTCGCCTACGGTTATGGGGCAGCGGCGGGGGAAATAGCGTATCTTCTAGTTCTCTCAACAGCATACGGCCTTCTCGGCTACTTGGCATATAAATGGAGTGAAAAGCAGGCAAAAACCGTCGGTCTCAAGGCCTACTGAAGGGAAGCGCGATGCCCGTCTCTTTCGCGACTTCTATGACCCTCTCCAGTGGCACCACAGCGCTCCTCGCACCGACCTTCTGAACGGTGAGATACGCCAGCACCATGCCCAGCCTTGCGGCTTCCTCCAGCGACCAGCCGTTGAGGACTCCGTAGATAACACCCGCATCAAAGGAATCTCCAGCTCCGGTCGAGTCCACAACCCGGGCGCTCAGCCCCCTTACCTCGTGCACATTTCCGTCCTCGTCCCTCACCAGGGCCCCGCCACCGTTTAGGGTTACTACGAGGTTTTTAGCTGAGCAGAGCGATAGGTCGAGGGAACCGAACTTCCGCCTGTACTCGTCCTCGTTCATCATGAGGTAGTCCACCTTCTCCTCTATCTCCGGAGAGAGTTCCGCCTCCCCTATATCAAGGGAGACCGTTATGCCATCCTCGCTTGCGAAGTTCACGACCTCAACTATAGTCTCCAGAGGGTTCGAGGAGAGGTGAACGTGTCTAGTCATAGAGAGGTACTCGAAATCCACCTCCTTCATCAGGTTCGCACCTGGATATTTCACTATCCTCTTGTCCTCGCCGCGTATCATAGCCACTGCAACACCCGAGGGAACGTCGACAACCTTTATGCCACCGGTGTCCACGCCGAGCTTTTCGAAGTATGCCAGATGAGCCTCGCCAATCTCGTCCCTTCCAACGGCCCCTATGTAGCCCGTCTTCAATCCAAAGGTGGCCAGCCAGCTTATTGTGTTTGCCGCGGCACCGCCCAGGCCGAAAAAGGCCTCCCTGGCATTGACCTTCTCGTGAAACTCCGGGAAACGATCCATCAGCATTATGATGTCATAGTTGAGGTTTCCAATTCCCACCACATCGAATCTGACCACGGACATCACCCCCTGAGTGATGTGATATGTGGGATTTCGTTAATAATCTTGCGGAAAGCCGAAAGGGAAAGATTTAAATATCCATTCCTACCCACATATGAGTAAGAGGTGAACAAAAATGATGCTTGTACTGGAGGCCTACTTCAAGAACTACCCCGCCAGAAGGAAGGTAGCCGAGTTTCTCTTTGAAAACGGCCTCAGCGTAAAGAACGGCAAGATATACCTCCGGAACGTGGAGGTTCCCATAAGCGAGCTCGCTAGGGTCATAGGCGTTAACAGGAAGATAGTCTATCACACCATAGAGTACATCGAGAAGACCTATCCCCTCAAGCTGATATTCGAGCGCCTCAACCCGCTTCCGAGCCTGATAGAGGTCGCTCCTCTGATGGGGTGGGAGGTTCTGGAGATAGAGCTGGACAAAGGGGGCTATCTTCGGGGCTTTTCCGAGGTTCTCGCCCTGCTCTCAGACAACGGCGTTTCGGTAATGGAGGTGTTCAGCAGAAACCTCCGGGAAGAGCCCACAAAGCTCTACATAGTTATAGACGGAACCCTGCCGGTTGAGGTCTTCATGAGAGTCAAGGAGATGGAAGGATTCAGGAAGCTAATCCTCCACACGCCGGAGAAGGACAAGGAGCGCTTCGTCTGCAACTACTGCGAGGTTAAATACTGCCCGAGAAGGGTTTTAATAGAGAGGTTTGAGGCTATCCCGTGACCCTAAAACCATCCAGCCCCTCCGGTTCTTCCCATTTTACCTCGACGCGCGTTACCCGCGCCAGCGGCGGCCCCTGGTGGGCCCAGCCAATGAGTGTCTCAACCCTTTCCGGGTCTCCCTCAACGACGGCCTCAACCGTTCCGTCTGGCAAATTCCTCACCCATCCGCTGAGGCCGAGCTTTCTCGCTTCCCTCTGCATGCTCCACCTGAAGCCAACACCCTGAACGCGTCCGTAGATTCTAAGGTGAGCCCTCACCCGCTCCATACCTCATCCCGTTGAGTGTAGCCCCACAACCGATTTAAGCTTATCCGTCGACTCCAGAACCTGGTGAGGGGCATGGAGATGATATTCGTCTACACGACCTTCCCGGACTGGGAGAGCGCCGAGAAGATAGTGAAGACCCTCCTTGAGAAAAAGCTCATCGCCTGCGCCAACCTCAGGGAGCACAAGGCATTCTACTGGTGGCAGGGAAAGATCGAGGAGGACACCGAAGTCGGCGCCATACTCAAGACGAGCGTCGATAAGTGGAAAGAACTAAGGGAGGCCATAAAGGAGATGCATCCCTACACCGTTCCGATAATAGCCCGCATCGAGGTCGACAGGGTGAACAGTGAGTACGCGGAGTGGCTTGAGAAGGTGCTGCTATGATAAGAAAGGTCAAGCCCCAGATCAGGGTTGTGGGTTTTGACGACGGGACATTCTCTTTTTCTTCCAAACTCAAAGGAGAGAAGACAGTCCTAGTGGGAGTCGTCATGAAAGGCTCCCAGGAAGTCGTTGGTGTCCTCTCGCGCTGGATAACCGTTGATGGGAGCGATGCGACCGATGCGATGATAGATGCTATCAACTCCTCCAGGTTCAAGGATTTGAGGCTGATTCTCCTCAGGGGCATAACCTACGCGGGCTTCAACGTCGTTGACCTGGAGAGGCTCCACTCAGAGACTGGCCTGCCCCTGATAGTCGTCATCAGAAAACGGCCGGATATGGAGGCGATGGTGAAGGCGCTGAGGAAGCACTTCAGAGATGCCGAGGAGAGGATAGCCCTCCTGAAGAAAGCGCCTCCCCTTCTGGAGCTCGTCCCGGAGAAGCTCTACATCCAGGCCGTGGGGATCGATGGGGACAAGGCTTCCGAAGTTATCAGGGTTACGACCCGGACTGGACTCATCCCGGAGCCCCTCAGACTGGCACACATGATAGCGAGCGCGGTCATGACGGGAGAGAGCACACGGGGGTAGGTTTATAAGAGGGGCCGAAAAGAAAGAAACGGCCGATGATGGCAACAGGGTAGCTACCGAATCTTGATGTGGAAGCCGTTCCAGTCTGAGGCTAATCGCACGGCACCAGCAGCACAGGGGCTTTTGAGTCCCTCATGACCCTTTCCGCGGTGCTTCCAAGGAGCAGATCCTTCAGAAAGTTTCTGCCCTTCTTGCCTATGACTATCAGTGTGGCGTTCTTTGCCAAGGCAGTCCCTATTATCGCCTGACTTGCACTGCCCACGAGAACTTCAACGTCAAACTGGGCCTTTACGCCTTTGGCGGACTTTCTGAGGTTTATCTTCGCCACCTCGATGTTGTGCTCAAGCTCGTCAATCCTGCCGTAGTCCACGGAGTGAAGCAGGATTCCGCGCTCTATGAGCTCCTCAAACTCCCTGACGGTCTTGACTATCTTTATCGAGCACTTCGAGAAGTCCAGCGCTACCAGAGGGCGCTTGAATATGGTCGAGCAGTCCATGGAGGGCTCAAAGCCGTCGTCCTTCTTCTGGTACTTGAGGAGAAGAACCGGCCGCTTTGTCGCCCTGGCCAGGTTGGAGGCGGTGCTGCCCATGAACATGGTCCTCCAGATGTTCTCGCCGACGCTTGGGATAACCACGAGGTCTATGCTTTTCTCCTCCGCCACCTCGGCTATCTCTATCGATGGAATACCTATCCTAACTACCGCGTTCACATTTACCCCCTCAGCCCGGAGCTCCTCGGCGAGATCCTCAAGCTTCTCGCGGTAGATATCCTCAAGCTCAAAGGCCTCGAACTCCGCTATGGTTATGTCAATGACGTGGATGAGGTAGAGCTCCTTAACCCCCATGGAGATGAGCCTCGGGATGCAGGTGCGCAGGGCGTGCAGGGAAACGTCCGAAAAGTCGGTCGGGTACAAAACCTTCTCAAACATCTTGGACACCTCAGTATTAATTTGGACGTTGGTGCTTATTATCGTTGCCCATGTATTGGAAAGTGTTATAACGCTCAGAGCGAACTCTCAACGGTGATAGCTATGGTCAAGAGGGTTCACATCTTTGACTGGCACAAGGAAAACGCGAAGAAGGTTGAAGTTTTTGCCGGCTGGGAGATGCCCATCTGGTACTCCAGCATAAAGGAGGAGCACCTAGCTGTAAGGAACGGCGTGGCAATCTTCGACGTCTCCCACATGGGAGAGTTCATCTTCCGCGGTAAAGATGCTTTGGAGTTCCTTCAGTACGTGACCACCAACGACATAAGCAGGCCCCCTGCGATAAGCGGGACTTACACCCTCGTCCTCAACGAGCGCGGAGCGGTAAAGGACGAGACCCTCGTCTTCAACATGGGGGACGACACCTACATGATGGTCTGCGACAGCGATGCCTTTGAGAAGCTCGACGCCTGGTTTAACGCCATAAAGAGAGGAATCGAGAAGTTCGGCCAGCTCGATCTCGAAATCGAGAACAAGACCTACGACATGGCCATGTTCTCGATACAGGGTCCAAGGGCGAGGGACCTGGCGAAAGACCTCTTCGGCATCGACATCAACGAGCTCTGGTGGTTCCAGGCAAAGGAAGTCGAGCTCGACGGGATAAAGATGCTCCTCTCAAGGAGCGGCTACACCGGGGAGAACGGCTTTGAGGTCTACTTCGAGGACGCCAACCCTTACCACCCTGACGAGAGCAAGCGCGGAGAGCCGGAGAAAGCTTTACACGTCTGGAAGACCATCCTTGAGGCCGGAGAGAAGTACGGTATAAAACCCGCCGGACTCGGGGCCAGGGACACGCTTCGCCTTGAGGCCGGCTACACGCTCTACGGCAACGAGACGAAGGAAATGCAGCTCCTCAGCACGGACATAGACGAGGTCACCCCGCTCCAGGCCAACCTCGACTTCGCCATCTTCTGGGACAAGGAGTTCATTGGCAAAGATGCCCTCCTCAAGCAGAAAGAGCGCGGCCTCAGCAGGAAGATGGTGCACTTCAAGATGGTGGACAGGGGAATCCCGAGGGAGGGCTACAGGGTTCTCGTTAACGGCGAACCCATAGGCGAGGTCACCAGTGGAACGTCTTCACCTCTCCTCGGAATAGGCATTGGAATAGCCTTCGTGAAGGAAGAATACGCCAAGCCCGGCGTCGAGCTGGAGATAGAGATAAGGGGCAAACCCAAGAAGGCCGTAACCGTTGCTCCGCCCTTCTACGACCCCAAGAAGTACGGGGCCTTCAGGGAGGAGTGATTCCTCCTCTTCTTTTCTCCAAAAACCTTTTAGGTAATGGGGGCGTTACCTGGTAACGGGAGCAGAACCAAATTTTATTCGGAAAGCCAAAATCGCTGAATTTATATTCCCAAAAAATGAGTTTGGGTCATGTCCCGCAGGCATGCGATCGGAGCCGTTCTCCTCTGGTCAACCGTCGCAAGTGCCTTCAAGCTCTCACTCCGCTACATGAGTCCTCTCCAGCTCCTCTTCTACGCGTCCCTAACCTCGCTCGTGCTCTTTGGAATTCTTCACGCGAGAGAGTTCACCCCCAGAAGGGAAAACCTCCGCTCGGCCTACCTCGGCCTTATAAACCCCCTCCTCTACTACACCGTCCTCTTCTCGGCCTACGACAGACTGCCGGCCCAGGAAGCGCAGGCACTCAACTACACCTGGCCGCTGATCCTCGTCCTTCTCTCTATTCCCCTCCTCGGAAAGAGACCCGGGGCGGGGACAGCCTTCGGCCTGTTACTAGGGTTCTTTGGAGCATTAGTCGTTGCCACGAAGGGAGACGTTGCGGGTTTGAACTTCAGGGACCCAATAGGTGTGGCCCTCGGACTTGGAAGCGCGGTTGTCTGGGCGTCTTACTGGCTCCTCAACCTGCGCGATGGGAGAAAGTTAGTCGAAAAGATGTTCTGGAACTTCCTCTTCGGCTTCATCTACATCTCCATTACGATGGCCCTAATGGGTGAGCTCGCCGTCCCTCCCGCTGAAGGGCTCGCCGGAGCGATCTACGTCGGCCTGTTCGAGATGGGAGTTACTTTCCTCCTCTGGTACCAGGCAGTGGAGGGGGACATGGCGTTTGCATCAAACCTTGCCTACCTGGTGCCATTCCTCAGCCTGTTCTTCATCTCCCTCCTCGTCGGGGAGAGCATAGCTCCGGCAACGGTGGTGGGGCTGGCGATGATAGTGACCGGTATAATCATCGGGAAGGGACAGCAAAACTTATAAACTCGGCTTGGGTAGGTTAAGCCGGATGGGGGCGTGGTGTAGCCTGGTCCATCATCGCGGGCTCCAGAGGTATGAGGACTTGCGGGTTTGCTGATTTGGGGATGAGCCTTTGGAGCTCTGACCCGGAGAAACCCGCGGACCGGGGTTCAAATCCCCGCGCCCCCACCAGTACAAACTTTTCTGGCGAAAAGTTTGATCAAAAGCTTGTGATTCTCTATTGAACGGCTACTTTTGGAGTGGATTTTCTTCAATGGCTGTTTTTTGATATGAGGATTTGCTCCAAATGCGCTTCTTAAGGGGTTCAAGTTTTTAGCGCTCCCTTGGAGCGCGGTTATGGTAGAACCCGCGTGAAAAAGCCTGTTTGGAGAATCCAACTTTCCAATGACTGATTTTGAAACGAATCCATCTCTAAAGGCACCTCAAAAAGAATCACGAACTTTTGGTGAAGCTTTTTCCAAAAGCCTCAGCGCCGGCGGAAGTTTTATTAACTTTGACTCATAAAAAGTTTACGAGGTGGTATCATGGAGGAGCCCATAAAGATAGGCCACGACAAGTTCTACATCGGCGAAGGAGAAACGGCCAGAAGGGAACTCCGCGTGGTTAAGGTCAGCGACGACGTGATCCAGGTGCAGGAAGAGGTCCACGGCATCATAGCCCTCGTTGGCGCAAGCTCAAGCGTCAACATAAAGAAGGAAGAACTCAGGAACCTGATCAAGGTTGTCAAAGAGGAGTTCGGATGGACCGACATCTGCGAGTGAACCTCTCCTTTTTTCCGCCGAATTTCGGCTTTGCCGCCTTTATGGGTATCATCGGCGGTGATATTAACGTTTTATAAGTATAAAAGTGCTTAAAAGCCATCGAGGTGATTGCCATGGCAGTTGGAGAGAAGATAACGATCAGCGTTATAAAGGCCGACATCGGCGGCTGGCCGGGACATTCAAGGGTTCATCCCCAGCTCGTTGAGACTGCGGAGGAGGTTCTTGCGAAGGCTCAGGAGGAGGGCACGATAATCGACTTCTACGTCGCCACCTGCGGCGATGACCTTCAGCTCATCATGACTCACAAGAAAGGTGTCGACAGCTCCGAGATCCACGGCCTGGCCTGGAAGACCTTTGAGGAGGCCACGAAGGTCGCCAAGGGGCTCGGGCTCTATGGGGCTGGCCAGGACCTTCTGAAAGACGCATTCAGCGGCAACATAAGGGGAATGGGGCCGGGGATAGCCGAGATGGAGATCACCCTGAGGAAGAGCGAGCCGATAGTGACCTTCCACATGGACAAGACCGAGCCCGGGGCTTTTAACCTTCCGATATTCAGGATGTTCGCGGATCCCTTCAACACCGCTGGACTGGTTATTGACCCCAACATGCACATGGGCTTCCGCTTTGAGGTCTGGGACATAAAGGAGCACAAGCGCGTTATCCTCAGCACTCCCGAGGAGCTCTACGACCTCCTCGCCCTCATCGGAGCCAAGAGTCGCTACGTCATCAAGAGGGTCTTCCCCAAAGAGGGACACAAAATCCCGAAGGACGAGCCGGTCGCCGTCATAAGCACCGAGAAGCTCTACGAGATAGCCGGCGAGTACGTTGGAAAGGACGACCCTGTGGCCATCGTCAGGGCCCAGAGCGGTCTCCCGGCCCTCGGAGAGGTTCTTGAGCCCTTCGCATTCCCGCACCTTGTAAGCGGCTGGATGAGGGGTTCACACAACGGCCCGGTGATGCCTGTTCCGATGCACATGGCCAACCCGACCCGTTTTGATGGCCCGCCAAGGGTCGTTGCCCTCGGCTGGCAGATAAGCCCCGAAGGAAAGCTCGTCGGCCCGGTTGACCTCTTCGATGACCCTGCCTTTGACGGGGCCAGGCAGAAGGCTCTGGAAATAGCGGAGTACATTCGCAGGCACGGCCCGTTCGAGCCCCACAGGCTCCCGATGGAGGACATGGAGTACACCACCCTCCCTGGAGTCCTGGAGAAGCTCAAGGACAGGTTCGAGCCCGTCGAGTGATTTTCTTTTTCTTTCTGTACTCCACGGCCATTCTGTCCACAA comes from the Thermococcus thioreducens genome and includes:
- a CDS encoding universal stress protein, translated to MFEKVLYPTDFSDVSLHALRTCIPRLISMGVKELYLIHVIDITIAEFEAFELEDIYREKLEDLAEELRAEGVNVNAVVRIGIPSIEIAEVAEEKSIDLVVIPSVGENIWRTMFMGSTASNLARATKRPVLLLKYQKKDDGFEPSMDCSTIFKRPLVALDFSKCSIKIVKTVREFEELIERGILLHSVDYGRIDELEHNIEVAKINLRKSAKGVKAQFDVEVLVGSASQAIIGTALAKNATLIVIGKKGRNFLKDLLLGSTAERVMRDSKAPVLLVPCD
- the gcvT gene encoding glycine cleavage system aminomethyltransferase GcvT; the protein is MVKRVHIFDWHKENAKKVEVFAGWEMPIWYSSIKEEHLAVRNGVAIFDVSHMGEFIFRGKDALEFLQYVTTNDISRPPAISGTYTLVLNERGAVKDETLVFNMGDDTYMMVCDSDAFEKLDAWFNAIKRGIEKFGQLDLEIENKTYDMAMFSIQGPRARDLAKDLFGIDINELWWFQAKEVELDGIKMLLSRSGYTGENGFEVYFEDANPYHPDESKRGEPEKALHVWKTILEAGEKYGIKPAGLGARDTLRLEAGYTLYGNETKEMQLLSTDIDEVTPLQANLDFAIFWDKEFIGKDALLKQKERGLSRKMVHFKMVDRGIPREGYRVLVNGEPIGEVTSGTSSPLLGIGIGIAFVKEEYAKPGVELEIEIRGKPKKAVTVAPPFYDPKKYGAFREE
- a CDS encoding DMT family transporter codes for the protein MSRRHAIGAVLLWSTVASAFKLSLRYMSPLQLLFYASLTSLVLFGILHAREFTPRRENLRSAYLGLINPLLYYTVLFSAYDRLPAQEAQALNYTWPLILVLLSIPLLGKRPGAGTAFGLLLGFFGALVVATKGDVAGLNFRDPIGVALGLGSAVVWASYWLLNLRDGRKLVEKMFWNFLFGFIYISITMALMGELAVPPAEGLAGAIYVGLFEMGVTFLLWYQAVEGDMAFASNLAYLVPFLSLFFISLLVGESIAPATVVGLAMIVTGIIIGKGQQNL
- the fbp gene encoding fructose-1,6-bisphosphate aldolase/phosphatase — translated: MAVGEKITISVIKADIGGWPGHSRVHPQLVETAEEVLAKAQEEGTIIDFYVATCGDDLQLIMTHKKGVDSSEIHGLAWKTFEEATKVAKGLGLYGAGQDLLKDAFSGNIRGMGPGIAEMEITLRKSEPIVTFHMDKTEPGAFNLPIFRMFADPFNTAGLVIDPNMHMGFRFEVWDIKEHKRVILSTPEELYDLLALIGAKSRYVIKRVFPKEGHKIPKDEPVAVISTEKLYEIAGEYVGKDDPVAIVRAQSGLPALGEVLEPFAFPHLVSGWMRGSHNGPVMPVPMHMANPTRFDGPPRVVALGWQISPEGKLVGPVDLFDDPAFDGARQKALEIAEYIRRHGPFEPHRLPMEDMEYTTLPGVLEKLKDRFEPVE